From Clostridium sp. SY8519:
GGAGCTGGTGCATACCGAACCGAAACTGATGCAGGCGCTGGCTGACCCGGAGATATATATTGAAGAAAAATACGCCGTTATTGACCGGCTGTTTCCGGAACAGACGAGAAACTTTATCAAGCTTCTCTGCCGTCAGTCGGAAATCCAGGAGCTGGATGGCATCACGGAGGCGTATCAGCAGTATCTGGATGCACACAGAAGGGTGCTGAAAGCCACGATTTATTATGTGACGCCGCCGGACGAAAAACAGCTGGCAGGAATCGAGGCATTCCTGAAGCGTCAGTATCAGGCGGAACAGGTGGAACTCAGACAGGTGCAGAACCGGGATCTGATCGGCGGATTTGTACTGGAAGCCGAAGGCCAGGAGTATGACTGGAGTCTGCGCGGACGTCTGAACAATCTGACAAACGAATTAAGCAGGAGGTAAACCGGATGGGTGCGATCAGTTCGCAGGATATTATCTCCATCCTGAAAGAAGAGATAGAAAATTTTGACTTCAGCGTGGAAAACCGCGAAGTCGGACGGGTCATTTCCGTCGGCGACGGGATTGCCACAGTCTACGGCATGGATCAGGTGATGTATGGCGAGATTGTAGTGTTCGAAAACGGAGTCAAAGGAATGGTACAGGACATTCGCCGCAATGAAACCGGCGTTATCCTGTTTGACCATGACACAGGTGTACGGGAAGGTACCAAAGTGACCCGTACCAGAAAGAAAGCAGGCATTCCGGTAGGCGAGAAATTTATCGGAAGAGTCATCAATGCGTTAGGCGCGCCGATTGACGGAGCCGGCGCGATCCCGGAGGAGGACTATCGCATGATAGAAAATCCCGCACCGGGAATTATTGAAAGAAAATCCGTCAGTGAACCGCTGGAGACCGGTATCCTGGCAATTGACTCCATGTTCCCCATCGGCCGCGGCCAGAGGGAGCTGATTATCGGAGACCGCCAGACCGGAAAAACATCCATAGCCACAGATACCATCATTAACCAGAAGGGAAAGGACTGTATCTGTATTTATGTGGCTATCGGCCAGAAAGCATCCACGATTGCCAAAGTGGTATCCCTGCTGAAAAAGCACGATGCCATGGATTATACAACGATCGTAGCGGCTACTGCCAGTGATGTGGCGCCGCTGCAGTACATTGCGCCATATGCGGGAACCGCGCTGGCGGAATACTTTATGTATCAGGGCAAAGATGTACTGATTGTATACGATGACCTGTCCAAGCACGCGGTGGCTTACCGTGCCCTGTCCCTGCTGCTGGAGCGTTCCCCGGGCCGTGAGGCATATCCGGGCGACGTCTTCTATCTGCATTCCAGACTGCTGGAGCGGTCCAGCCGTCTGTCTGATGAACTGGGCGGCGGATCCATTACCGCGCTGCCGATTATCGAGACCCAGGCGGGCGATGTATCTGCGTATATCCCCACAAACGTCATCTCCATCACCGACGGACAGATTTTCCTGGAGAGCAATCTGTTTAACGCAGGCCAGCGCCCGGCGGTAAACGTGGGTCTGTCCGTGTCCCGTGTAGGCGGTGACGCGCAGACCAGGGCAATGAAGAAGGCTGCCGGCAGCATCCGTATCGATCTGGCGCAGTACCGGGAGATGGAAGTGTTTACCCAGTTCGCGTCGGATCTGGACGACAGCACCAAAGAGCAGCTGAAATACGGCAAAGGACTGATGGAAATGCTCAAGCAGCCGCTGGGAAGCCCGCTGTCTATGGCAGACCAGGTAATTACCCTGGTAACAGCTACCCATAAGGCATTCCTGGATGTGGAGGAAAAAGATATTAAAAAGACACAGACGGCCATGCTTCAGTATTTTGCAGACGCGCATCCGGAGATCGCGATTGAGCTGTCACAGACAAAAGCGCTGACCAACGAGCTTACCGAGCGGATCCTGGAAGTGGCGAAAGAATTTAAAGCCAGGAGTAAATAATGCCAAACGCAAAAGCAATACAGAACCGGATCAGCAGCATCCAGGACACGATGAAGATCACCAACGCCATGTACATGATCTCTTCGTCCAAAATGCAGAAAGCCAGGAAAACACTGGAGGAAGCCCTGCCGTTTTTTGAAGAGCAGCAGATGGCTGTGGCGAAAATGGTGGAAACCCTGGATGATCTGACCAGCCGGTTTTTCGGCAAGGAAGAAATACCGGAAGAAGAGAAAAAACGGGGATTTTTCGTTGTTACAGCGGATAAAGGCATGGCAGGCGCCTATACCCACAACGTGCTGAAACTGGCAGAAGAAGCCATGGCAGAGTCGGAGAACAACCGGCTGTTTGTCATGGGCGAACTGGGACGGCAGTATTTTACCCAGCGGGGAATCCCGATCGAAGAGAATTTTCACTATACAGTAGACAGTCCGACCCTGCACAGAGCCAGACAGATTCAGGAATACCTGGTGGATCTTTATCTGCAGGACGAACTGGATGAAATCTATATTATCTATACCTATATGAAGAATTCCTTTTCCATGGAACCCAGGAAGTTCTGCCTGCTTCCGCTGGAAAAAGAGAGTTTTCTGGAAAAGAACGTGAACCATGAGACCTATCACGATATTGTGACATTTACCCCGTCGCTGCGGGAGCTGCTGGATCACATGGTTCCGAGCGTTGTGTCCGGCTACATCTACGGCGCGCTGGTGGAGTCTTTTGCCAGTGAACAGAATTCCCGTATGATGTCCATGCAGAACGCGACAGACAATGCCAAGCAGATGATGCATGATCTGGGCATTGAATACAACCGTGTGCGCCAGGCCGCCATCACCCAGGAGATTACCGAGGTGATCGCCGGAGCCAAGGCGCAGAAAGGCAAGAAACGATAGCAAGAAAGGTCGAAATCGAATGAATACAGGAAAAATCGTACAGGTCATGGGACCTGTAGTAGACGTAGAATTTTCCGACCATAACCTGCCTGACATGAAAGACGCCCTTGAAGTGGACAACAACGGAGTCCGCTGCGTTATGGAAGTAGCGGAACACATCGGCAACGATACCGTGCGCTGCATTCTGCTGGCGGCCAGCGAGGGCCTTCACAGAGGCATGGAAGTCCGGGCTACAGGCGCGGGCATTACCGTACCGGTGGGAGAGGCTACCCTGGGACGTTTGTTTAATGTGCTGGGCGAAGCCATTGACAAAAAAGGTCCGGTGGAATCCGAAGAACACTGGGTGATTCACAGAAATCCGCCCAC
This genomic window contains:
- the atpH gene encoding ATP synthase F1 subunit delta, which encodes MTLTASKYARVLWEVQMPMEALREAAELVHTEPKLMQALADPEIYIEEKYAVIDRLFPEQTRNFIKLLCRQSEIQELDGITEAYQQYLDAHRRVLKATIYYVTPPDEKQLAGIEAFLKRQYQAEQVELRQVQNRDLIGGFVLEAEGQEYDWSLRGRLNNLTNELSRR
- the atpG gene encoding ATP synthase F1 subunit gamma, translated to MPNAKAIQNRISSIQDTMKITNAMYMISSSKMQKARKTLEEALPFFEEQQMAVAKMVETLDDLTSRFFGKEEIPEEEKKRGFFVVTADKGMAGAYTHNVLKLAEEAMAESENNRLFVMGELGRQYFTQRGIPIEENFHYTVDSPTLHRARQIQEYLVDLYLQDELDEIYIIYTYMKNSFSMEPRKFCLLPLEKESFLEKNVNHETYHDIVTFTPSLRELLDHMVPSVVSGYIYGALVESFASEQNSRMMSMQNATDNAKQMMHDLGIEYNRVRQAAITQEITEVIAGAKAQKGKKR
- the atpA gene encoding F0F1 ATP synthase subunit alpha; translation: MGAISSQDIISILKEEIENFDFSVENREVGRVISVGDGIATVYGMDQVMYGEIVVFENGVKGMVQDIRRNETGVILFDHDTGVREGTKVTRTRKKAGIPVGEKFIGRVINALGAPIDGAGAIPEEDYRMIENPAPGIIERKSVSEPLETGILAIDSMFPIGRGQRELIIGDRQTGKTSIATDTIINQKGKDCICIYVAIGQKASTIAKVVSLLKKHDAMDYTTIVAATASDVAPLQYIAPYAGTALAEYFMYQGKDVLIVYDDLSKHAVAYRALSLLLERSPGREAYPGDVFYLHSRLLERSSRLSDELGGGSITALPIIETQAGDVSAYIPTNVISITDGQIFLESNLFNAGQRPAVNVGLSVSRVGGDAQTRAMKKAAGSIRIDLAQYREMEVFTQFASDLDDSTKEQLKYGKGLMEMLKQPLGSPLSMADQVITLVTATHKAFLDVEEKDIKKTQTAMLQYFADAHPEIAIELSQTKALTNELTERILEVAKEFKARSK